The following are encoded together in the Vibrio zhugei genome:
- a CDS encoding phospholipase A translates to MRLSYLAILTSCFIANVAYSEQPDNKAISAAEKSASSDSLLEERVEDESKVIDNPFVIMPYKANYLLPVTYNPHPNDKPFKKDSAYADDLDKLEAKFQISFKMPLAIDLIDDGDLYFAYTNQSWWQVYNRDNSSPFRETVHEPDIFMIFPNDWKIGGFTNSFWQVGAVHQSNGRSGSLSRSWNRLYGSMLFDKGPLAINTKVWWRIPESKKKNPTDATGDDNPNITHYLGNFEVTGLYGVGEQRYTFMFRDNLEKHNRGALQLTWSYPIHNNLRAYVQYFNGYGESLIDYDVHTQRIGVGIALNDLL, encoded by the coding sequence ATGAGGTTGTCTTACTTAGCTATTTTGACATCTTGTTTTATTGCTAACGTTGCCTATTCGGAACAACCTGATAATAAGGCAATAAGCGCAGCAGAAAAAAGTGCATCTTCGGATTCATTACTTGAGGAACGGGTAGAAGACGAGAGTAAAGTTATAGATAACCCTTTTGTTATCATGCCATATAAAGCCAACTATCTGTTGCCTGTAACGTACAATCCACACCCTAATGATAAACCGTTTAAAAAAGATAGTGCTTACGCAGATGATTTGGATAAGTTAGAAGCTAAGTTCCAGATTTCTTTTAAAATGCCGCTCGCCATTGATTTAATTGATGATGGTGATTTGTATTTTGCTTATACCAACCAATCATGGTGGCAAGTTTATAATAGAGATAATTCTTCCCCTTTTAGAGAAACTGTTCACGAACCTGATATCTTTATGATATTCCCTAATGATTGGAAAATTGGTGGCTTTACGAACTCGTTTTGGCAGGTGGGTGCGGTACATCAGTCGAATGGCCGTTCAGGTAGCTTGTCACGCAGTTGGAACCGGCTATATGGCTCCATGCTCTTTGATAAAGGTCCTTTAGCAATCAATACCAAGGTGTGGTGGCGTATTCCTGAAAGTAAGAAAAAGAATCCGACAGATGCGACAGGTGATGATAACCCCAATATCACTCACTATCTTGGCAACTTTGAAGTGACTGGTCTTTACGGCGTTGGTGAGCAGCGGTATACCTTTATGTTTCGTGATAACTTAGAGAAGCATAATCGAGGTGCGTTACAGCTGACTTGGAGCTACCCTATCCATAATAATTTGCGTGCTTATGTGCAGTATTTTAATGGTTATGGAGAAAGTTTGATTGATTACGATGTTCATACTCAGCGTATTGGTGTGGGAATTGCGTTGAACGACTTGTTGTAA